A genomic region of Caulobacter vibrioides contains the following coding sequences:
- the ppk2 gene encoding polyphosphate kinase 2, whose product MSKPHDYDVELVHLQLALITLQKKAIKDGDKILVVFEGRDAAGKDGVIARITEHLSRRATTVVALPKPTDRERSEWYLQRYVDWLPACGEAVLFNRSWYNRAGVERVMDFSTPQQQEQFLRDVPAFERMLVENGLRYVKFWLDISRDEQAKRLKARREDPLKAFKTSDLDKVAEEKWDDYTAARDDMLLRTHSDIAPWICVRADHKKAARLNVIRWLLHAAGDKKTLKGVERPDPAVIFPFEPSALEDGRLAR is encoded by the coding sequence ATGAGCAAGCCACACGACTACGACGTCGAACTGGTCCACCTGCAGCTGGCGCTGATCACCCTGCAGAAAAAGGCCATCAAGGACGGCGACAAAATCCTCGTGGTGTTCGAGGGCCGCGACGCCGCCGGCAAGGACGGCGTGATCGCACGGATCACCGAGCACCTGTCCCGGCGCGCCACCACGGTCGTGGCCCTGCCCAAGCCCACCGACCGCGAGCGCAGCGAGTGGTACCTCCAGCGCTATGTCGACTGGCTACCGGCCTGCGGCGAGGCGGTGCTGTTCAACCGCTCCTGGTACAATCGCGCCGGCGTCGAGCGGGTGATGGATTTTTCGACGCCGCAGCAGCAGGAGCAGTTCCTGCGCGACGTCCCGGCCTTCGAGCGCATGCTGGTCGAGAACGGCCTGCGCTACGTGAAGTTCTGGCTCGACATCAGCCGCGACGAGCAGGCCAAGCGCCTGAAGGCCCGTCGCGAAGACCCGTTGAAGGCCTTCAAGACCAGCGATCTCGACAAGGTCGCCGAGGAGAAGTGGGACGACTACACCGCCGCCCGCGACGACATGCTGCTGCGCACCCACAGCGACATCGCGCCCTGGATCTGCGTCCGCGCCGACCACAAGAAGGCCGCGCGGCTCAATGTCATCCGCTGGCTGCTGCACGCCGCCGGCGACAAGAAGACCCTCAAGGGCGTGGAGAGGCCCGATCCTGCGGTGATCTTCCCGTTCGAGCCGTCAGCGCTGGAGGACGGAAGGCTGGCGCGGTAG
- a CDS encoding S10 family peptidase, with amino-acid sequence MKQSFRAGLLALVAVAALSGPGVFAPSAFAQDKGGDKPAAEKSGLDLPAFPGEKSVKQSTVLAGKTLAYTATVGAMPVRDEKGKKIAEVVYTAYTLDGPRDPKRPITFAFNGGPGAASVYLNFALGPKRVQFGAEGDSPSDFSKLDDNPASWLDFTDLVFIDPVGTGFSRSLIPEDEAKKRFFGVKQDIDYLSRIVFDYLVKTDRLAAPKYLVGESYGGFRGPRLAYTLQTDLGVAVKGVVLVSPLLTSAGRVSQEISPLPAMWTLPSITAAKLERDGKLTPESIKAVEDYTRGEYMVDLMKGADPAALDRLTAKVSAMTGLDPTYVRRAGGRLETQSFLREAFRDKGRLGSRYDSNVTSLDPFPFAPEQEVNDPILDAIIAPTTSAIVDFTTRVVGWKPEARYEALSYKVNGLWDRGRGADTESVTDLRKIVSVDPKLKVLIVHGYNDLSCPFFASRLIVDAMPATAQGRVTLSNYAGGHMFYSRPDSGAAFRKDVMALYGAK; translated from the coding sequence ATGAAACAGTCTTTCCGAGCGGGCCTGCTGGCCCTGGTCGCCGTGGCGGCCCTGTCGGGTCCGGGCGTGTTCGCTCCGTCGGCGTTCGCCCAGGACAAGGGCGGCGACAAGCCCGCCGCCGAAAAGTCGGGCCTGGACCTGCCGGCGTTCCCCGGTGAGAAGTCGGTCAAGCAGTCGACTGTCCTGGCCGGCAAGACCCTGGCCTACACCGCCACCGTCGGCGCCATGCCGGTGCGCGACGAGAAGGGCAAGAAGATCGCCGAGGTGGTCTATACCGCCTACACCCTGGACGGACCGCGCGATCCCAAGCGTCCGATCACCTTCGCCTTCAACGGCGGTCCGGGCGCGGCCAGCGTCTATCTGAACTTCGCCCTGGGCCCTAAGCGCGTGCAGTTCGGCGCCGAGGGCGACAGCCCGTCGGACTTCAGCAAGCTGGACGACAATCCCGCCTCGTGGCTGGACTTCACCGATCTGGTGTTCATCGACCCGGTCGGCACCGGCTTCTCGCGTTCGCTGATCCCTGAGGACGAGGCCAAGAAGCGCTTCTTCGGCGTCAAGCAGGACATCGATTACCTGTCGCGGATCGTCTTCGACTATCTGGTCAAGACCGATCGACTGGCCGCGCCGAAATACCTGGTGGGCGAGAGCTACGGCGGCTTCCGCGGGCCGCGCCTGGCCTACACCCTGCAGACCGACCTGGGCGTGGCCGTCAAAGGCGTGGTGCTGGTCTCGCCGCTGCTGACCAGCGCCGGCCGCGTCTCGCAGGAAATCTCGCCGCTGCCGGCCATGTGGACCCTTCCGTCGATCACGGCCGCCAAGCTGGAGCGCGACGGCAAGCTGACGCCTGAGAGCATCAAGGCGGTCGAGGATTATACGCGCGGCGAATACATGGTCGACCTGATGAAGGGCGCGGACCCCGCCGCCCTGGACCGCCTGACGGCCAAGGTCTCGGCCATGACGGGGCTTGATCCGACCTATGTCCGCCGCGCCGGTGGTCGCCTGGAAACCCAGTCGTTCCTGCGCGAGGCGTTCCGCGACAAGGGGCGCCTGGGCAGCCGCTACGACAGCAACGTCACCTCGCTGGACCCCTTCCCGTTCGCGCCGGAGCAGGAGGTCAATGACCCGATCCTGGACGCGATCATCGCCCCGACCACCAGCGCGATCGTGGACTTCACGACCCGCGTTGTCGGCTGGAAGCCCGAGGCCCGCTATGAGGCGCTGTCTTACAAGGTCAACGGCCTGTGGGATCGCGGTCGCGGCGCAGACACCGAGTCGGTCACCGACCTGCGCAAGATCGTCTCGGTCGATCCCAAGCTGAAGGTGCTGATCGTCCACGGCTACAACGACCTGTCGTGCCCGTTCTTCGCCTCGCGCCTGATCGTCGATGCGATGCCGGCCACGGCCCAAGGCCGCGTGACCCTGTCCAACTATGCGGGTGGCCACATGTTCTACAGCCGCCCCGACAGCGGGGCTGCGTTCCGCAAGGACGTCATGGCGCTGTATGGGGCGAAATAG
- a CDS encoding 16S rRNA (uracil(1498)-N(3))-methyltransferase: MIRLFVPNDLSAGAGVVPTVDQSRYLTSVMRLAVGAELLLFNGRDGEWRATLVEATKRGCLLKAEEQTRPMTLGPDLDLIVAMVKRGRVETIVEKAAELGARRVRLTITRRTNVDFVKLGRLDAIAMEAAEQTGRLDVPEVADPEKLDKILDGWDPARRLVFCDEGGDARPAIEALAGTGDPAAILIGPEGGFAPEERERLRGLPFVTPVSLGPRILRADTAAISAMTLWQAAAGDWR; encoded by the coding sequence ATGATCCGCCTTTTCGTTCCCAATGATCTGTCCGCCGGGGCCGGCGTCGTTCCGACCGTCGACCAGTCGCGCTACCTGACCTCGGTGATGCGCCTGGCCGTCGGCGCCGAGCTTCTGCTGTTCAACGGCCGCGACGGCGAGTGGCGCGCCACCCTCGTGGAGGCCACCAAGCGCGGCTGTCTGCTGAAGGCCGAGGAACAGACGCGGCCGATGACGCTCGGCCCGGACCTTGATTTGATCGTCGCCATGGTCAAGCGCGGCCGGGTCGAGACCATCGTCGAGAAGGCCGCAGAGCTGGGCGCGCGCCGGGTGCGCCTGACCATCACGCGACGGACGAATGTCGATTTCGTCAAGCTGGGGCGCCTGGACGCCATCGCCATGGAGGCCGCCGAGCAGACCGGCCGCCTGGATGTGCCCGAGGTCGCCGACCCGGAAAAGCTGGACAAGATCCTCGACGGCTGGGACCCGGCGCGGCGCCTTGTCTTCTGCGACGAGGGCGGCGACGCCAGACCGGCCATCGAGGCCCTGGCGGGAACCGGTGATCCGGCCGCCATCCTGATCGGTCCCGAGGGCGGCTTCGCGCCTGAAGAGCGCGAGCGCTTGCGCGGACTGCCCTTCGTCACGCCGGTGTCGCTGGGCCCGCGCATCCTGCGCGCCGACACGGCGGCCATTTCGGCCATGACCCTGTGGCAGGCCGCCGCCGGGGACTGGCGGTAG
- a CDS encoding glutamate--cysteine ligase, with protein sequence MADIASSVQERQLTLDDLTAYFAKGSKPKEAFRVGAEHEKFGFYLGSHEPVPYEGDKGVHALLTGLQRFGWTPVMEGEVIIGLERNGANVSLEPGGQFELSGAPLSTMHEICEETGQHLDEVKTVADELGLGFTGLGFSPKWTRAQVPVMPKGRYVIMRNYMPKVGNLGLDMMLRTCTVQANLDFSSEADMVAKFRMSLALQPIATALFANSPFTEGKPNGFLSARANVWTDTDPNRTGLLDFVFEDGFDFERYARYALDVPMYFVKRGDKYIDVAGRSFRDFIEGKLPELPGEIATMKDFADHTTTAFPEVRLKTYLEMRGADAGPWSRLCALPALWTGVFYDDAALAAAWDLCKDWTLEDREGLRRDVPKLGLKAKVAGRTAQDVAKDFVAIAKSGLKNRALLNGGFLDETIYMGELEQIADSGITPAEKLLSLYHGAWGGDIERVFTDCAY encoded by the coding sequence ATGGCCGATATCGCTAGCAGCGTTCAGGAGCGTCAGCTGACGCTCGACGACCTCACCGCCTATTTCGCCAAGGGCTCCAAGCCCAAGGAGGCCTTCCGCGTAGGGGCCGAGCACGAGAAGTTTGGCTTCTATCTCGGCTCGCATGAGCCCGTGCCCTACGAGGGCGACAAGGGGGTCCACGCCCTGCTGACCGGCCTGCAGCGCTTTGGCTGGACGCCGGTCATGGAGGGTGAGGTCATCATCGGCCTCGAGCGCAACGGGGCCAATGTCAGCCTCGAGCCCGGCGGACAGTTCGAGCTTTCGGGCGCGCCGCTGTCGACCATGCACGAGATCTGCGAGGAGACCGGCCAGCACCTGGACGAGGTCAAGACCGTCGCCGACGAACTGGGCCTGGGCTTTACGGGTCTGGGCTTCTCGCCCAAGTGGACGCGCGCGCAGGTGCCGGTGATGCCCAAGGGGCGTTACGTGATCATGCGCAACTACATGCCCAAGGTCGGCAATCTCGGCCTCGACATGATGCTGCGCACCTGCACGGTGCAGGCCAATCTCGACTTCTCCAGCGAAGCCGACATGGTCGCCAAGTTCCGCATGAGCCTGGCTCTGCAGCCGATCGCGACGGCGCTGTTCGCCAATTCTCCGTTCACGGAAGGCAAGCCCAACGGCTTCCTGTCGGCTCGGGCCAATGTCTGGACCGACACCGATCCCAACCGTACGGGCCTTCTGGATTTCGTGTTCGAGGACGGCTTCGATTTCGAGCGCTACGCCCGCTACGCGCTGGATGTGCCGATGTATTTCGTCAAGCGCGGCGACAAGTACATCGACGTCGCCGGCCGGTCGTTCCGCGACTTCATCGAGGGCAAGCTGCCCGAGCTGCCGGGCGAGATCGCCACGATGAAGGACTTCGCCGACCACACGACTACGGCCTTCCCCGAAGTGCGCCTGAAGACCTATCTCGAGATGCGTGGCGCCGACGCCGGCCCCTGGAGCCGTCTTTGCGCTCTGCCGGCGCTGTGGACGGGCGTCTTCTACGATGACGCCGCGCTCGCCGCCGCCTGGGACCTCTGCAAGGACTGGACGTTGGAGGACCGCGAGGGCCTGCGTCGCGACGTGCCGAAGCTTGGCCTCAAGGCCAAGGTCGCCGGTCGCACCGCTCAGGACGTGGCCAAGGACTTCGTGGCCATCGCCAAATCAGGCCTGAAGAATCGCGCCCTGCTGAACGGCGGCTTCCTGGACGAGACCATCTATATGGGCGAACTGGAGCAGATCGCCGACAGTGGGATCACGCCTGCCGAGAAGCTGTTGTCGCTGTACCACGGCGCCTGGGGCGGCGACATCGAGCGCGTCTTCACCGACTGCGCCTACTGA
- a CDS encoding iron chaperone — protein MMKPPAASVDDYLARLPADQRAALEVLRGQIRAAAPEAVEAISYGLPTFKLNGNLVHFGAAAKHCAFYPGAVVEVFADRLTGFETAKGTIRFQPEKPLPPGLVEDIVRHRVARNAEIAAERKARKRG, from the coding sequence ATGATGAAGCCCCCCGCCGCGTCCGTGGACGACTACCTCGCCAGGCTGCCCGCCGATCAGCGTGCGGCGCTGGAGGTTCTTCGCGGTCAGATCCGCGCAGCCGCCCCGGAGGCGGTTGAGGCGATCAGCTATGGCCTGCCGACCTTCAAGCTGAACGGCAATCTCGTCCACTTCGGCGCGGCGGCGAAGCACTGCGCCTTCTATCCGGGCGCGGTGGTGGAGGTCTTCGCCGACCGGCTGACGGGCTTTGAGACCGCCAAGGGCACGATCCGGTTCCAGCCGGAGAAGCCACTGCCGCCGGGGCTGGTCGAGGACATCGTCCGCCATCGCGTGGCCCGGAACGCGGAGATCGCGGCGGAGCGAAAGGCGCGGAAGAGGGGCTAG